In the Heptranchias perlo isolate sHepPer1 unplaced genomic scaffold, sHepPer1.hap1 HAP1_SCAFFOLD_60, whole genome shotgun sequence genome, one interval contains:
- the LOC137316668 gene encoding zinc finger protein 154-like: FTQSSNLLTHQRIHTGERPFTCSVCGSGFTQSSHLIEHQLVHTDKRLFKCSVCEKSFKRKSDLLTHQRTHTGERPFTCSVCGKGFTRSSSLLTHQRVHSGERLFTCSVCGKSFTRSSHLLTHQQVHIRERPFTCSLCGKGFAQSSTLLTHQRVHTGERPFTCSVCGKEFTCSSGLNEHQLVHTDKRPFKCSNCEKSFKRTSDLLRHERIHTGERPITCSVCGMGFTQSSHLLSHQRVHM; this comes from the coding sequence ttcactcagtcatccaacctgctgacacaccagcgaattcacactggggagaggccgttcacctgctccgtgtgtgggagcggattcactcaatcttcccacctcattgaacatcagcttgttcacactgataagagactttttaaatgttctgtctgtgagaaaagctttaaaagaaaaagtgatctgctgacacaccaacgcactcacactggggagaggccgttcacctgctccgtgtgtgggaagggattcactcggtcatccagcctactgacacaccagcgagttcacagtggggagaggctgttcacctgctccgtgtgtgggaagagtttcactcgatcatcccacctgctgacacaccagcaagttcacatccgggagaggccattcacctgctccctgtgcgggaagggattcgctcagtcatccaccctgctgacacaccagcgagttcacactggggagaggccattcacctgctctgtgtgtgggaaggaattcacttgttcatctGGCCTCaatgaacaccaacttgttcacactgataagagaccctttaaatgttctaactgtgagaagagctttaaaagaacttcggatctgctgagacatgaacgtattcacactggggagaggccgatcacctgctctgtgtgtgggatgggattcactcagtcatcccacctgctgagtcaccagcgggttcacatgtga